The genomic interval TGGGTGGTGACCGGGCGGTGGATTACGGCGGAGGTGACCGGGCTTCCTGACGAGCCTCCCGGGACCACCATGGTTCCCAGCTTCCGGGAAGGGCTGGCCCGAGCGGCGGTGGAGGTGCGGGTCCTGGAGGTGGCCTCGCGGCGGGTGCTCCGGCAGGAAGTGGTGCGAGCACAGGCCTTTGGCCCCCCGAGCCGGATGCTCCTCCTCGAAGCGGCCGAGGCCGCCCTGCGCCAGGTGGCGACGATCCTCGCCCGCCTGTAGAGTCGGCGACGACCGCACCGATGTTCTTCAGACAAGGTGACCATTACGTCCCCTTGACCGGCCGCGGGCTGCTGCGGCTATAATGAATCAATGCTTTGGCGCCCCGCCACCCTGGCGGGGTTTCTCGCATCCTGGCTGCCGGAGGGGCCGTGGGCCTGCTGGATGACATCGACGAGGTCCTCATCCCGGAAGCCGCGCTGCAGGCGCGGATCCGGGAGCTCGGCCAGGCAGTCTCCCGCGACTACGACGGCAAAGACCCCCTGCTGGTGGGGATTCTGATTGGTGCCTTCGTCTTCCTCTCCGACCTCCTGCGGCACATCAGCATCCCCTGCGGCGTGGACTTCATGGCCACCTCCTCCTATGGGGCCGCCACGGAGTCTTCGGGCATCGTCCGCATCCTCAAGGACCTGGACCAGAGCATCGAGGGCCGTCACGTCCTCATCGTCGACGACATCATCGACACCGGGCTGACCATGGACTACCTGCTGGAAACCCTGCGCGCCCGCTACCCGGCGTCGCTGCGGGTCTGCGCCCTGCTGGACAAGGTGCCGCGGCGCCGCCGTCACGTGCGCATCGACTACCGCGGCTTCGAGATCCCCGACAAGTTCGTTGTGGGCTACGGCCTGGACTACTCGGGCCTGTATCGCAACCTTCCGTTCATCTGCGTGCTGAAGCCGGAAGTCTACCGCAGTTGACTCCGGACGCCGCCACGCTTCCCTTCCTCCCTCGAGCCCGCGCCGACCGGCGGGCGTACGGGTTCGACGAGATCGCCCTGGTCCCGGCCGCTGCCACGGTCGATCCGGAGGACGTGGACCTCTCCTGGCAGGTGGGGCGCCTGCGATTTCCCCTCCCCTTCCTGGCGGCGGCCATGGACAGCGTCACCGACGTGCGCACCGCAGCCCTGCTTGGGCGGATGGGCGCGGCCGGTGTGCTCAACCTGGAGGGGATCCAGACCCGCTATCCCGACCCTGAAGCCGCCCTGGAGGCCATCGCCGCCGCGCCTCTGGACGAGGTGGTCGCCCGCCTGCAGGCGGTCTACCAGCCGCCCGTGCGCGAGGAGCTGGTATGGGCGCGCGTCGCCGCCATCAAAGCCGCAGGGGTCCCCTGCCTGGTCTCCGTGACCCCGGCTCGGGCCGCTCACCTGGCGCCGCTGGCCCAGCAGGCGGGGGCGGACGCCGTCCTAATTCAGTCCACCGTCTCCTCCGACCGCCACCGCAGCCGCAGCGGAGAGGCCACATCTCTGCGGGCCCTGGTGGAGCAGCTGGAGGTCCCGGTGATGATGGGCAACTGCGCCACCGCCGAGGGCGCGGCAGACCTGCTGGAGGCGGGCGCGGCCGCGGTCTTCGTCGGGGTGGGCCCGGGCGCGGCCTGCACCAGCCGCCGGGTGCTGGGTGTGGGCGTCCCCCAGGCCACGGCCATCGCCGAGGCGGCGGCGGCGCGTGACGCCTACTTCCGGCGGACCGGGCGGTATGTGCCCATCGTGGCAGACGGGGGCATCGGCGTGGGAGGAGAGGTGGCCAAGGCCATCGCCTGCGGGGCGGACGCGGTGATGCTGGGATCGGCCCTCGCCCGGGCGGAGGAGGCGCCTGGTCGGGGCTACCACTGGGGGATGGCCACCCCGCACCCGGCTCTGCCCCGGGGCACGCGCGTGCGGGTGGGGACCGCCGGCTCCCTGGAGCAGATCCTGCTGGGGCCGGCCGTGGTGGACGACGGATCGCAGAACCTGGCGGGGGCGCTGCGGCTGGCCATGGGGCTGTGTGGCGCCGCCGATCTGCGGGCGATGCACCAGGTGGAGATCATCCTAGCCCCGGCGCTGGCCACAGAAGGCAAGCGGCTGCAGTTCACCCAGGGAGTGGGGCAGGGCCGGTGAAGGAGCAGGACCACGATGTGGTGGTGGTCCTGGACTTCGGCGCGCAGTACGCACAGCTGATTGCCCGCCGCGTGCGGGAGAGTCGGGTGAAGAGCCTCATCCTCCCCTTCGACGCCCCGCTATCGGACCTGGTGCGGTTGGGCCCGAAGGGGGTGATCCTCTCCGGCGGGCCGGCCAGCGTCTACGAGCCGGGCGCGCCCCTCCCTTCCCCGGAGTTGTTCGCCCTCGGGGTCCCCATCCTGGGCATCTGCTACGGCCTGCAGGCGATGGCCCACCTCCTGGGCGGGGAGACGGGCCCCGCCGATCGGCGGGAGTACGGCCGCACCCGCCTCTTCGTCGACCGACGGGAGCCGCTCTTCGTCGGGCTGGAGGACCGCCTCACCTGCTGGATGAGCCACGGCGACGCGGTACGGCGTCTGCCACCGGGGTTTGTCGTCCTGGCCCACACCGACGCCGGCACGGTGGCTGCCGCCGCCGACCCGGCGCGCCACCTCTACGGGCTGCAGTTCCACCCGGAGGTCTCCCACACCCCCTGGGGCGGGGAGGTGCTGCGCGCCTTCCTTTACGGCGTCTGCGGCTGCCGTCCCACCTGGACCACGGCCTCCCTCATCGAGCGCGCGGTGGAGGAGGCTCGCGCCGCCGTGGGGAGGGGGCGGGCCATCGTCGCCCTCTCCGGCGGCGTGGACTCCGCCACAGCCGCGGCGCTCGTCCACCGGGCGATCGGTGACCGCCTCACCTGCATCTTCGTGGACCACGGCCTGTTGCGCCGCGGCGAAGCAGAGCAGGTGATCGCCACCTTCCGCGACACCTTCAGGATCCGCCTGGTCCAGGTAGACGCCCGGGAACGGTTCCTGGCCCGGCTGCGCGGAGTCACCGACCCCGAGGCCAAGCGGCGGATCATCGGCGAGGAGTTCGTCCGGGTCTTCGAGGAAGAAGCG from Armatimonadota bacterium carries:
- the hpt gene encoding hypoxanthine phosphoribosyltransferase, whose product is MLDDIDEVLIPEAALQARIRELGQAVSRDYDGKDPLLVGILIGAFVFLSDLLRHISIPCGVDFMATSSYGAATESSGIVRILKDLDQSIEGRHVLIVDDIIDTGLTMDYLLETLRARYPASLRVCALLDKVPRRRRHVRIDYRGFEIPDKFVVGYGLDYSGLYRNLPFICVLKPEVYRS
- a CDS encoding GuaB3 family IMP dehydrogenase-related protein, with translation MTPDAATLPFLPRARADRRAYGFDEIALVPAAATVDPEDVDLSWQVGRLRFPLPFLAAAMDSVTDVRTAALLGRMGAAGVLNLEGIQTRYPDPEAALEAIAAAPLDEVVARLQAVYQPPVREELVWARVAAIKAAGVPCLVSVTPARAAHLAPLAQQAGADAVLIQSTVSSDRHRSRSGEATSLRALVEQLEVPVMMGNCATAEGAADLLEAGAAAVFVGVGPGAACTSRRVLGVGVPQATAIAEAAAARDAYFRRTGRYVPIVADGGIGVGGEVAKAIACGADAVMLGSALARAEEAPGRGYHWGMATPHPALPRGTRVRVGTAGSLEQILLGPAVVDDGSQNLAGALRLAMGLCGAADLRAMHQVEIILAPALATEGKRLQFTQGVGQGR
- the guaA gene encoding glutamine-hydrolyzing GMP synthase, which produces MKEQDHDVVVVLDFGAQYAQLIARRVRESRVKSLILPFDAPLSDLVRLGPKGVILSGGPASVYEPGAPLPSPELFALGVPILGICYGLQAMAHLLGGETGPADRREYGRTRLFVDRREPLFVGLEDRLTCWMSHGDAVRRLPPGFVVLAHTDAGTVAAAADPARHLYGLQFHPEVSHTPWGGEVLRAFLYGVCGCRPTWTTASLIERAVEEARAAVGRGRAIVALSGGVDSATAAALVHRAIGDRLTCIFVDHGLLRRGEAEQVIATFRDTFRIRLVQVDARERFLARLRGVTDPEAKRRIIGEEFVRVFEEEAARLGRVDVLVQGTLYPDVIESGTRTAARIKTHHNVGGLPERMRLRLVEPLRELFKDEVRELARQLGLPDALVERHPFPGPGLAVRVVGEVRPERLERLRAADAIVAEEVAAFGLQRDLWQAFAVLLPVPTVGVRGDARAFGDALVVRAVTSEDGMTADWARLEPDLLERIASRITREVPGIARVLYDITSKPPATIEWE